In Primulina eburnea isolate SZY01 chromosome 14, ASM2296580v1, whole genome shotgun sequence, the following proteins share a genomic window:
- the LOC140811175 gene encoding uncharacterized protein, producing the protein MALYEALYIKKCRSSIHWNEVGERAEIGPDIVHQTADLVNKIRDWMKKAQSRKKSYEDKRKSDLEFVVGDHVFVKIAPMKGVMQFGKKDKLSPRFIGSFEILESGGSLAYKVALSPNLAGVHNVFHISMLCKYMSNPSHVLN; encoded by the coding sequence atggctctcTACGAGGCTCTTTACATAAAAAAGTGTAGGTCATCAATTCATTGGAATGAGGTCGGAGAGAGAGCTGAAATTGGACCCGATATTGTTCATCAGACCGCGGATTTGGTAAATAAGATCCGAGATTGGATGAAGAAGGCACAAAGTAGAAAGAAGAGCTATGAAGACAAGAGGAAGAGTGATCTTGAGTTTGTTGTTGGTGATCACGTCTTTGTCAAGATAGCTCCCATGAAGGGAGTTATGCAATTCGGGAAGAAGGACAAGctcagtccgaggtttattggatcATTCGAGATCTTGGAAAGTGGGGGATCATTGGCATACAAGGTCGCTCTATCACCTAACCTAGCGGGAGTTCACAATGtctttcatatatctatgctcTGCAAGTACATGTCAAATCCATCACACGTACTGAATTAA